CTTCCTCGTGGCCGCGCTGGTGATGGACGTGGCCGGCTTGGTGCTGGTGCTGGCGGGCGCCGTGGGGCGGCCGATGGTGGACGGGCGCCCCTTGGAGGATTTCCTGGTGTGTACCGGGTCTCTGCTGCTCGCCCTGTCGCTGCTCTGCTGGCTCTTCTGGTATTCGGGGAACCTGCGCGGGGTGCCCGCCGAAGAGCTGCAGATCGGGGTGCGCCCGGTCGCCGATGCCGCCGATGCCGCAGGCACGACCCAGCCCCGTCGCCGGCAGAGCCTCCTGCGCCTGGCCGCCAAGCTCTCCGAGCGCCTCTCGCAGCGCCGCCGGCCAGCGCCTGCGCCCTGCGCGCCTCTTGGCTCCGGCCTCCCCGCGAAGGCCACGCGAGGCGCGGCGGCGGGAGCGGGAGCAGCAGCCGGGCCCCTGGAGCTCAGCCGCCTCCGCCCGGCTGCGCAGCTCGAGCAGGGGGCCGCGAGGACGGAGGAGCGGCTGGTGTGAAGCGCTGCCTCCCAGGGAACCTGCCCTTCCTTCGTCCGTCCTCGCTGTCTTGGACCTTTATTTAACCCGCGCcaaaggaaggatggaagaaaaGGCACGTGGTCAGAAATTCCCTGGGATAGACAGGTCTCTCCCGCCGCACTTCGCGGTGTAACTGCCTCGCTCCGCTTTTAATATATATGGAATTAAATTGTATGTGACTTGTAGGACGTGGGGGGCAGCTGCCGGACACACTGAGCGCCGGAACCTCTCTTCCCAATAGTAATAAGTGTGGTGCCAGACGGTGGGCCCGTTCTTTCATTGTTCAAGCAGTTTTGTCCTCCTTAAGTTTAGGAAGACCTTAAGCTGAGTTCAAGCTAAGACCCTCTTTGCAGTCcagaaacaaagcaataaatGGCCCTGCTGAGCGTGTGCCGACTGCTTTTCCTTCAACGGTGAGTATTTGCAGTTTGCCCCTTAAACATTCTTGAGAGTATTAAGAGAAGGCATGACTTTGGGCAGGCTGGAGCCACATCATGCCCAACACTTTCAAGCCTAACACCAGCAAAGCCTTATTGATGGTCTTTGTAAGAGAAGAAAAGCCCAGctgtgccagctggggctgatgagagcagtaggcgaaaacatctgggaGGTACCAGTTGGAGGAGGCTGCTCTGTGTTCAAAACATGAGTGAGGAAAGGCCTGCTGTGCTTATCTGTAGGTGATTCCTGGCTGGCTTTTAGCCGCTGTAGACTGTAgctgtcatggaatcatagaaggggccccaagtgtcatctagtccctgcaatgcatgaatctcaacacatggtctcccatccagtttgaaatcatatcagaccctgcttagctttgtaaGTGTGACAGCACTTCTCAACATGACTCCTGGAAGTCTTGTGGATGTGTAGGATCTCAtttgtttattgtatttatagcctacatttctttcctctctgttcccccattttatcctcacaagatcTTTAGAGGTAGGATagggctgagagatagtgacttgcCGAAGCTCTTCC
Above is a window of Zootoca vivipara chromosome 2, rZooViv1.1, whole genome shotgun sequence DNA encoding:
- the TMEM238L gene encoding transmembrane protein 238-like, with amino-acid sequence MGHARCGHCAVFLVAALVMDVAGLVLVLAGAVGRPMVDGRPLEDFLVCTGSLLLALSLLCWLFWYSGNLRGVPAEELQIGVRPVADAADAAGTTQPRRRQSLLRLAAKLSERLSQRRRPAPAPCAPLGSGLPAKATRGAAAGAGAAAGPLELSRLRPAAQLEQGAARTEERLV